One segment of Pseudomonas asgharzadehiana DNA contains the following:
- the mdoH gene encoding glucans biosynthesis glucosyltransferase MdoH: MSNSQARPETLSEYLAHLPMTAEQRAELAGCASFSELHERLSSSTFDAPADAAQASVGSRLNLSTAEELQDAEMLALDASGRVCLKATPPIRRTRVVPEPWRTNILVRGWRRITGRSNPPKPPKDERVLPAARWRTVGSIRRYILLVLMLGQTIVAGWYMKGIMPYQGWSLVDFDEIRNQTLLQTATQVLPYALQTSILIMFGILFCWVSAGFWTALMGFLELLTGHDKYRISGKSAGDEPIPKEARTALVMPICNEDVPRVFAGLRATFESVAATGDLDRFDFFVLSDSNDADICIAEQQAWLDVCREAGGFGKIFYRRRRRRVKRKSGNLDDFCRRWGGDYKYMVVLDADSVMSGECLTSLVRLMEATPDAGIIQTAPRASGMDTLYARMQQFATRVYGPLFTAGLHFWQLGESHYWGHNAIIRMKPFIEHCALAPLPGKGAFAGSILSHDFVEAALMRRAGWGVWIAYDLPGSYEELPPNLLDELKRDRRWCHGNLMNFRLFLVKGMHPVHRAVFLTGVMSYLSAPLWFLFLVLSTALLAVNTLMEPQYFMAPRQLYPLWPQWHPDKAVALFSTTIVLLFLPKLLSIILIWAKGAKEFGGKFKVTMSMLLEMLFSMLLAPVRMIFHTRFVLAAFLGWAATWNSPKRDDDSTTWGEAFKRHGTQTLLGFLWALLVVWLNPSFLWWLVPIVGSLMLSIPVSVISSRVNLGLKSRDESLFLIPEEYNPPQALQSTEKYTHENRWHALHDGFVRSVVDPQQNALACALATSRHREAEPIEYLRTERVRHALKVGPAGLNNAERVALLSDPVALGRLHEQVWSEGHAEWLAAWRDSIKADPHAPLLPLQPLSSQAQPA; encoded by the coding sequence ATGAGTAATTCTCAAGCCCGGCCAGAGACGCTCTCCGAGTATCTGGCGCATCTACCGATGACCGCTGAGCAGCGTGCCGAATTGGCGGGCTGCGCATCCTTCAGCGAGTTGCACGAGCGGTTGTCGTCATCGACCTTCGATGCGCCAGCCGACGCCGCCCAAGCGTCGGTTGGCAGCCGGTTGAACCTCAGCACGGCCGAAGAGTTGCAAGACGCCGAAATGCTCGCGCTCGACGCGAGCGGCCGTGTGTGCCTCAAGGCCACGCCGCCGATTCGTCGCACTCGCGTGGTACCGGAGCCGTGGCGCACCAACATCCTGGTGCGTGGCTGGCGTCGTATCACCGGCCGCAGCAACCCGCCCAAACCACCGAAGGATGAACGCGTATTGCCGGCCGCGCGCTGGCGTACGGTCGGTTCGATCCGTCGTTACATCCTGCTGGTGCTGATGCTCGGCCAGACCATCGTGGCCGGCTGGTACATGAAAGGCATCATGCCGTACCAGGGCTGGTCGCTGGTCGACTTCGACGAGATCCGCAACCAGACCCTGCTGCAAACGGCTACCCAGGTTCTGCCTTACGCCCTGCAAACCAGCATCCTGATCATGTTCGGGATTTTGTTCTGCTGGGTGTCGGCGGGTTTCTGGACGGCCTTGATGGGCTTTCTTGAACTGCTCACCGGTCACGATAAATACCGCATCTCCGGTAAAAGTGCCGGCGACGAGCCGATTCCGAAAGAGGCGCGTACCGCGCTGGTGATGCCGATCTGCAACGAAGACGTGCCGCGTGTATTCGCCGGCCTGCGGGCGACGTTCGAATCGGTGGCCGCCACCGGTGACCTCGATCGCTTCGACTTCTTCGTGCTCAGCGACAGCAATGACGCCGACATTTGTATCGCCGAACAGCAAGCCTGGCTCGACGTGTGCCGCGAAGCCGGTGGCTTCGGCAAGATCTTCTATCGCCGTCGTCGCCGTCGCGTAAAGCGCAAGAGCGGCAACCTGGACGACTTCTGCCGTCGTTGGGGCGGTGACTACAAGTACATGGTCGTGCTCGACGCGGACTCCGTGATGAGCGGCGAATGCCTGACCAGCCTGGTGCGCCTGATGGAAGCCACGCCGGATGCCGGGATTATCCAGACCGCGCCACGTGCGTCGGGCATGGACACCCTGTATGCGCGCATGCAGCAGTTTGCCACCCGTGTGTACGGCCCGCTGTTCACCGCCGGTCTGCACTTCTGGCAGCTGGGTGAATCCCACTACTGGGGTCACAACGCGATCATCCGCATGAAGCCGTTTATCGAGCACTGCGCCCTGGCGCCTTTGCCCGGTAAAGGCGCGTTCGCCGGCTCCATCCTGTCCCACGACTTCGTTGAAGCGGCGCTGATGCGCCGTGCCGGCTGGGGCGTGTGGATTGCCTACGACCTGCCGGGCAGCTACGAAGAACTGCCGCCCAACCTGCTGGACGAACTCAAGCGTGACCGTCGCTGGTGCCACGGTAACCTGATGAACTTCCGCCTGTTCCTGGTCAAAGGCATGCACCCGGTGCACCGTGCGGTGTTCCTGACCGGCGTGATGTCGTACCTGTCGGCACCGTTGTGGTTTCTGTTCCTGGTGTTGTCCACGGCCTTGCTGGCGGTGAACACCCTGATGGAACCCCAGTACTTCATGGCACCCCGCCAGTTGTACCCACTGTGGCCGCAATGGCATCCGGACAAGGCGGTGGCGCTGTTTTCCACCACCATCGTGCTGCTGTTCCTGCCTAAACTGCTGAGCATCATCCTGATCTGGGCAAAGGGCGCGAAAGAGTTCGGCGGCAAGTTCAAGGTCACCATGTCGATGCTGCTGGAGATGCTGTTCTCCATGCTGCTGGCGCCGGTGCGGATGATTTTCCACACCCGTTTCGTGCTTGCCGCGTTCCTCGGCTGGGCCGCCACCTGGAACTCGCCCAAGCGTGACGACGACTCGACCACCTGGGGCGAGGCGTTCAAGCGTCACGGGACCCAGACCTTGCTGGGCTTCCTGTGGGCCCTGCTGGTGGTGTGGTTGAACCCAAGCTTCCTGTGGTGGCTGGTGCCGATCGTCGGTTCGCTGATGCTGTCGATTCCGGTATCGGTGATCTCCAGCCGTGTGAACCTGGGCCTCAAGTCTCGCGACGAGAGCCTGTTCCTGATTCCTGAGGAATACAACCCGCCGCAAGCGCTGCAGTCGACCGAGAAGTACACCCACGAAAACCGCTGGCACGCCTTGCACGACGGGTTTGTGCGTTCGGTGGTCGACCCGCAGCAGAACGCCCTGGCGTGTGCCCTGGCGACTTCGCGTCACCGTGAGGCCGAGCCGATCGAATACCTGCGTACCGAGCGCGTTCGCCATGCGTTGAAAGTCGGCCCTGCCGGCCTCAACAACGCCGAGCGCGTTGCCTTGCTCAGTGATCCGGTGGCCCTGGGCCGCCTGCACGAGCAGGTCTGGAGCGAAGGGCATGCCGAGTGGCTGGCCGCCTGGCGTGACTCGATCAAAGCCGACCCGCACGCGCCGTTGCTGCCGCTGCAACCGCTGTCGTCCCAGGCCCAACCGGCCTGA
- a CDS encoding transporter substrate-binding domain-containing protein — MIKRYCSALLLGAVALIHTGQALAGAIDDAVRRGVLKVGTTPTYVPFEMTDKQGRIVGFEIDLLKVMSQALGVELELVSVPYTELIKGLQAKHFDLIGSGMTVTQERNLALNFSDSFIVVGQTVLLRPGLLGKVASVEDLDDASYRIAATEGTTGESAAQRFLGAARVSSFATPEEGVRQVVIGAADAFVHDAPYNLIALSRPENSALLLLEQPFTFEPLAFGVKKGDFDSLNWINHFLNQVAQDGTYDRLHDKWFKDTAWLGEIDSKS; from the coding sequence ATGATCAAAAGGTATTGTTCGGCCTTGCTGCTTGGCGCTGTTGCATTAATTCACACTGGCCAGGCGCTGGCCGGTGCCATCGATGACGCGGTGCGGCGCGGGGTGCTCAAAGTGGGCACCACACCCACCTATGTCCCCTTCGAAATGACCGATAAGCAGGGGCGCATCGTCGGCTTTGAAATCGACCTGCTCAAGGTGATGAGCCAGGCCCTTGGCGTGGAGCTGGAACTGGTCTCGGTGCCCTACACCGAGCTGATAAAGGGCCTGCAGGCCAAGCACTTCGACCTGATCGGCAGCGGCATGACGGTTACCCAGGAGCGCAACCTGGCGCTGAACTTCAGTGACTCCTTCATCGTGGTGGGCCAGACCGTGCTGTTGCGCCCCGGCCTGCTCGGCAAAGTTGCCAGTGTTGAAGACCTCGACGATGCCAGCTACCGGATCGCTGCCACCGAAGGCACCACCGGCGAGTCCGCGGCGCAGCGCTTTCTGGGCGCGGCGCGGGTGAGCAGCTTTGCGACGCCGGAAGAAGGCGTGCGCCAGGTTGTGATCGGTGCGGCTGATGCGTTTGTTCACGATGCGCCCTACAACCTGATCGCCCTGAGCCGCCCGGAAAACAGCGCGCTGCTTTTACTGGAGCAACCTTTCACCTTCGAACCCTTGGCGTTTGGCGTGAAAAAAGGTGATTTCGACAGCCTCAACTGGATCAACCATTTCCTCAACCAAGTGGCCCAGGACGGCACCTACGATCGGCTGCATGACAAGTGGTTCAAGGACACCGCCTGGCTCGGCGAAATCGACTCGAAGTCATAA
- a CDS encoding transporter substrate-binding domain-containing protein has protein sequence MKKYLSMLLLGITALMAVNAAQAGAIDDAVKRGTLKVGMDPTYMPFEMTDKRGDIIGFEVDILKAMAKSMGVKLELVSTGYDGIIPAFLTGKFDMIGSGMTLTQERNLRLNFSEPFIVVGQTLLIRKELEGTIKSYKDLNDEKYRLTSKLGTTGEMVAKKLIAKAKYHGYDNEQEGVLDVVNGKADAFVYDAPYNVVAEKKVGNGKLVFLDEPFTFEPLAFGLKKGDYDSVNFINNFLHQIKNDGTYDRIHDKWFKSSEWLKDME, from the coding sequence ATGAAAAAGTATCTTTCGATGCTGCTGCTAGGCATCACCGCGCTGATGGCGGTCAACGCGGCGCAGGCCGGTGCCATCGACGATGCGGTCAAACGCGGCACATTGAAAGTCGGCATGGACCCGACCTACATGCCGTTCGAAATGACAGACAAGCGCGGTGACATCATCGGTTTTGAAGTCGACATCCTCAAGGCCATGGCCAAGTCCATGGGCGTCAAGCTGGAGCTGGTGTCCACCGGTTATGACGGCATCATCCCGGCCTTCCTGACCGGCAAGTTCGACATGATCGGCAGCGGCATGACCCTGACCCAGGAACGCAACCTGCGCCTGAATTTCAGCGAACCCTTCATCGTGGTCGGCCAGACCCTGCTGATCCGCAAAGAGTTGGAAGGCACCATCAAGTCCTACAAAGACCTCAACGACGAGAAATACCGCCTGACCTCCAAGCTGGGCACCACCGGTGAGATGGTCGCCAAGAAGTTGATCGCCAAAGCCAAGTACCACGGCTATGACAATGAGCAGGAAGGCGTGCTGGACGTGGTCAACGGCAAGGCTGACGCGTTTGTCTACGACGCACCGTACAACGTGGTGGCCGAGAAGAAGGTGGGTAACGGCAAGCTGGTGTTCCTCGACGAACCCTTCACGTTTGAGCCATTGGCCTTTGGCCTGAAGAAGGGCGACTACGACAGCGTCAACTTCATCAATAACTTCCTGCACCAGATCAAGAATGACGGCACCTACGATCGCATCCATGACAAGTGGTTCAAAAGCTCCGAGTGGCTCAAGGACATGGAATAA